A DNA window from Rhodococcus sp. Z13 contains the following coding sequences:
- a CDS encoding ArsR/SmtB family transcription factor translates to MPAARVSPDTLVAAGELLRALSAPVRISIVLELRESARCVHELVGTLGVTQPLISQHLRVLKSAGVVRGERAGREVLYHLADDHLARIVVDAVAHAQEGRSQ, encoded by the coding sequence CTGCCCGCCGCCCGGGTCTCCCCCGACACACTGGTCGCCGCCGGCGAACTGCTGCGGGCCCTGTCCGCACCGGTCCGCATCTCCATCGTGCTGGAGCTGCGCGAATCGGCCCGCTGCGTGCACGAACTCGTCGGAACCCTCGGGGTCACCCAACCCCTCATCAGCCAGCACCTGCGGGTCCTCAAGTCCGCCGGGGTGGTCCGCGGCGAACGCGCAGGCCGCGAGGTGCTGTACCACCTGGCCGACGACCACCTCGCCCGGATCGTCGTCGATGCCGTCGCTCACGCCCAGGAAGGACGTTCGCAGTGA
- a CDS encoding Fur family transcriptional regulator: MTSARKPLVGVRSTRQRSAIVDLLENTEEFRSAQDLHDELRKRGEGIGLTTVYRTLQSLAEAGVVDVLRTDTGESLFRHCSSGHHHHLVCRHCGFTVEVDGPEVEKWAHEVAESNGFVDVSHTVEIFGSCRDCAVASN; this comes from the coding sequence GTGACCTCCGCTCGCAAACCTCTCGTGGGGGTCCGCTCGACCCGTCAACGCAGCGCGATCGTGGATCTGCTCGAGAACACCGAGGAGTTCCGCTCCGCGCAGGACCTGCACGACGAGCTGCGCAAGCGGGGCGAAGGCATCGGCCTGACCACCGTCTATCGCACCCTGCAGTCCCTCGCCGAAGCCGGGGTCGTGGACGTGCTGCGCACCGACACCGGCGAGTCGCTGTTCCGGCACTGCTCGTCGGGACACCACCATCATCTGGTGTGCCGGCACTGCGGCTTCACCGTGGAGGTCGACGGCCCCGAGGTGGAGAAGTGGGCGCACGAGGTCGCCGAGTCCAACGGGTTCGTCGACGTCAGCCACACCGTCGAGATCTTCGGCAGCTGCCGGGACTGCGCCGTCGCGAGCAACTGA
- a CDS encoding T3SS (YopN, CesT) and YbjN peptide-binding chaperone 1, with the protein MTVADDLREVIATASIGVLDEPPEIDEDGDVLIWVGDVPTCASPDAETSRVVFTTYLVEGVTEPADAVLADLHRDFPGFAFVVDGDRLLAERQVDAPLEVSLLEQVVGDLPALVAQVQTLATRLGGAACVFEEETGVDAPNLLAGGCGCGECTCG; encoded by the coding sequence GTGACCGTCGCGGACGACCTGCGGGAGGTGATCGCCACCGCCTCGATCGGGGTGCTCGACGAGCCGCCGGAGATCGACGAGGACGGCGACGTCCTGATCTGGGTCGGGGACGTGCCGACCTGCGCGAGCCCGGATGCCGAGACGAGCCGTGTGGTGTTCACCACCTATCTGGTCGAGGGCGTCACCGAACCCGCCGACGCGGTGCTCGCCGACCTGCACCGGGACTTCCCGGGCTTCGCGTTCGTCGTCGACGGCGATCGTCTCCTGGCCGAACGGCAGGTCGACGCGCCCCTCGAGGTGTCCCTGCTCGAGCAGGTGGTGGGGGACCTGCCCGCGCTCGTCGCGCAGGTGCAGACCCTGGCGACGCGCCTCGGTGGGGCGGCGTGCGTGTTCGAGGAGGAGACCGGCGTGGACGCACCGAACCTGTTGGCCGGCGGGTGCGGCTGCGGGGAGTGCACCTGCGGCTGA
- a CDS encoding isoprenyl transferase translates to MGSVIRRRTTPPSSERVIRPPDPHPSGAKPPVLQPELIPQHVALVMDGNGRWAQERGLPRTAGHERGEAVLMDTVCGCIEMGVKWLSAYAFSTENWKRSPDEVRFLMGFNRDVIRRRRDEMHEMGVRVRWAGRRPRLWRSVIKELEIAEELTKDNDVLTLTMCVNYGGRAEIADAAREIARRVAAGQLDPERITEATVARYLDEPDMPDVDLFLRPSGEQRTSNFLLWQSAYAEFVFQDKMFPDFDRRDLWAACVEYASRDRRFGGVK, encoded by the coding sequence ATGGGGAGCGTGATTCGACGACGTACCACGCCCCCATCGTCTGAGCGGGTGATCCGGCCGCCCGACCCGCACCCGTCGGGGGCGAAGCCTCCCGTGCTGCAGCCCGAGCTGATCCCGCAGCACGTCGCGCTGGTGATGGACGGCAACGGACGCTGGGCCCAGGAACGCGGCCTGCCGCGCACCGCCGGGCACGAACGCGGCGAGGCCGTGCTCATGGACACCGTGTGCGGATGCATCGAGATGGGCGTCAAGTGGCTCTCGGCCTACGCCTTCTCCACCGAGAACTGGAAGCGCAGCCCCGACGAGGTCCGCTTCCTCATGGGCTTCAACCGCGACGTGATCCGCCGCCGCCGCGACGAGATGCACGAGATGGGCGTGCGGGTCCGCTGGGCCGGTCGCCGTCCGCGACTGTGGCGCAGCGTCATCAAGGAACTCGAGATCGCCGAGGAACTGACGAAGGACAACGACGTCCTCACCCTGACGATGTGCGTCAACTACGGTGGGCGCGCCGAGATCGCCGACGCCGCAAGGGAGATCGCGCGTCGCGTCGCCGCGGGACAGCTCGACCCCGAGCGGATCACCGAGGCCACCGTCGCCCGCTATCTCGACGAACCCGACATGCCCGACGTCGACCTGTTCCTGCGGCCGTCCGGTGAACAGCGCACCTCGAACTTCCTGCTGTGGCAGTCGGCCTACGCGGAGTTCGTCTTCCAGGACAAGATGTTCCCCGACTTCGACCGGCGCGACCTGTGGGCGGCCTGCGTCGAGTACGCCTCCCGCGACCGCCGGTTCGGAGGCGTGAAGTGA
- the recO gene encoding DNA repair protein RecO has protein sequence MRLYRDNAVVLRQHKLGEADRIVTLLTRRHGLVRAVAKGVRRTRSKFGARLEPFAHIDVQLHPGRSLDVVTQVQTLDAFAVGIVDDYSRYTTACAILETAERLAGEERAPVPRLHALTVGALRAVCDRVRPPELILDAYLLRAMTYAGWAPAITRCARCDRPGPHTAFHVAAGGAVCVHCRPPGAATPSPEVFALLDALDRGRWADAETADTAVRRQASGLVAAHLQWHLERQLRSLPLVERGTTNRADDAAEGVRQDGERDSTTYHAPIV, from the coding sequence GTGAGGCTGTATCGGGACAACGCGGTGGTGCTGCGCCAGCACAAGCTCGGCGAGGCCGACCGCATCGTCACCCTGCTCACCCGCCGGCACGGTCTGGTCCGCGCCGTCGCCAAGGGGGTGCGCCGCACCCGCTCGAAGTTCGGTGCCCGCCTCGAGCCGTTCGCCCACATCGACGTCCAGCTCCACCCCGGCCGCAGCCTCGACGTCGTCACCCAGGTGCAGACCCTCGACGCCTTCGCCGTCGGCATCGTCGACGACTACTCCCGCTACACCACCGCCTGTGCGATCCTCGAGACCGCCGAACGGCTCGCGGGCGAGGAGCGGGCCCCCGTGCCCCGGCTGCACGCCCTCACCGTCGGGGCACTGCGCGCGGTGTGCGACCGGGTCCGCCCACCCGAGCTGATCCTCGACGCCTACCTGCTGCGCGCCATGACCTACGCCGGCTGGGCGCCCGCGATCACCCGCTGCGCGCGGTGCGACCGCCCCGGCCCGCACACCGCCTTCCACGTCGCCGCCGGCGGCGCGGTCTGCGTGCACTGCCGCCCGCCCGGGGCGGCCACCCCCTCCCCGGAGGTGTTCGCGCTGCTCGACGCCCTCGACCGGGGACGCTGGGCCGACGCCGAGACCGCCGACACCGCGGTGCGGCGTCAGGCCAGCGGCCTGGTCGCCGCGCACCTGCAGTGGCATCTCGAACGGCAACTGCGCTCGTTGCCGCTCGTCGAACGCGGCACCACCAACCGGGCTGATGACGCCGCCGAAGGCGTCCGGCAGGATGGGGAGCGTGATTCGACGACGTACCACGCCCCCATCGTCTGA
- a CDS encoding amidase, translating to MDARTDLPDLTSTVEALDRGETTSVELVTTCLDRIEEAQPALNAFRAVRRAAALAEAREADRRRVAGELRPLLGVPIAIKDDTDIVGETTMFGCAGDFEPKTADAEVVRRLREAGAVIVGKTHTPELGQWPLTSGDAFGHTRSPWSREHSPGGSSGGSAAAVAARLVPAALGSDGAGSVRIPASWSNLVGIKPQRGRVSMWPDPEAFFGITTHGPLARTVADAALLLDVVSGNHPDDLHTRPPLTVSDAVGRDPGQLKIALSLKIPFSGTPAKLDPRVRTRIAALATVLRDLGHEVTLADPEYGLQFGLAFLPRSMAGIEQWLNRLPDPALADARTRSNARLGRLLRGLPLQASRAAEPRLQRRVGRIFEEFDVVLAPTTATPPLPVTAIDGIGGWATDKVVTGACPYAWPWNVLGWPAVNVPAGFVDGHLPVGAQLLGPQDSEPLLISLASQLESVLRWHEQAPERWW from the coding sequence ATGGACGCGCGCACCGACCTTCCCGACCTCACCTCGACCGTCGAGGCCCTCGACCGGGGCGAGACCACCTCGGTCGAGCTGGTGACGACTTGCCTGGACCGCATCGAGGAGGCCCAGCCGGCGCTCAACGCCTTCCGGGCCGTCCGCCGCGCCGCTGCACTCGCCGAGGCCCGCGAGGCGGACCGGCGCCGCGTCGCCGGGGAACTCCGCCCCCTGCTGGGTGTGCCGATCGCGATCAAGGACGACACCGACATCGTGGGCGAGACGACGATGTTCGGCTGCGCCGGCGACTTCGAACCGAAGACGGCCGACGCGGAGGTGGTGCGCCGCCTGCGCGAGGCCGGGGCGGTGATCGTCGGCAAGACCCACACCCCCGAACTCGGTCAGTGGCCCCTCACGAGCGGCGACGCCTTCGGGCACACCCGCAGCCCGTGGTCGCGCGAGCACTCCCCCGGCGGCTCGTCGGGCGGCAGCGCCGCGGCCGTCGCCGCACGTCTCGTCCCGGCCGCACTCGGTTCCGACGGCGCCGGTTCGGTGCGCATCCCCGCCTCGTGGTCCAATCTCGTCGGCATCAAACCGCAGCGGGGCCGGGTGTCGATGTGGCCCGATCCCGAGGCCTTCTTCGGGATCACCACCCACGGCCCGCTCGCCCGCACCGTCGCCGATGCGGCGCTGCTGCTCGACGTCGTCTCCGGCAACCACCCCGACGATCTGCACACCCGTCCCCCGCTCACCGTGTCCGACGCGGTCGGCCGCGATCCGGGACAGCTGAAAATTGCTCTGTCACTGAAGATTCCGTTCTCCGGCACCCCCGCGAAGCTCGATCCCCGGGTGCGCACCCGCATCGCCGCCCTCGCCACGGTGCTGCGGGATCTCGGGCACGAGGTGACGCTGGCGGATCCCGAATACGGTCTGCAGTTCGGGCTGGCCTTCCTGCCGCGGTCGATGGCCGGGATCGAGCAGTGGCTGAACCGGCTGCCCGATCCGGCCCTCGCCGACGCCCGCACCCGCAGCAACGCCCGGCTCGGCCGGCTGCTGCGGGGCCTGCCCTTGCAGGCGTCGCGCGCCGCCGAACCGCGGCTGCAGCGGCGGGTGGGCCGGATCTTCGAGGAGTTCGACGTGGTGCTCGCCCCCACCACCGCGACACCGCCGCTGCCGGTGACCGCCATCGACGGGATCGGCGGCTGGGCGACCGACAAGGTCGTCACCGGGGCGTGCCCCTACGCGTGGCCGTGGAACGTGCTGGGCTGGCCCGCGGTGAACGTGCCGGCGGGGTTCGTCGACGGGCACCTGCCGGTGGGTGCCCAGCTCCTCGGTCCGCAGGACTCCGAACCGCTGCTGATCTCCCTCGCCTCCCAGCTCGAATCGGTGCTGCGGTGGCACGAGCAGGCCCCGGAGCGCTGGTGGTGA
- a CDS encoding TetR/AcrR family transcriptional regulator, whose amino-acid sequence MARAGPGALVVTTGDDARSKILRATLQLVGTHGVPEVTNRRIAACAGVSLGSITYHFPTQADLLRAALVSFVDDETARLRELAEQYRSQALSLAEAADLTERIAHDLAFTAERIAPFELYVQAGRDPDLRPAADRCWRAYDALTVAVLIALGVQAPEAIAPTLVATVAGMQLRRLSTGAQTDVAAAVLTLLRGAAGTG is encoded by the coding sequence GTGGCACGAGCAGGCCCCGGAGCGCTGGTGGTGACCACCGGCGACGACGCGCGCTCGAAGATCCTGCGCGCCACCCTGCAGCTCGTCGGCACGCACGGGGTGCCGGAGGTGACCAACCGGCGCATCGCCGCGTGCGCCGGGGTGTCGCTCGGGTCGATCACCTACCACTTCCCCACGCAGGCCGACCTGCTGCGCGCCGCGCTGGTGTCGTTCGTCGACGACGAGACCGCGCGGCTGCGCGAGCTGGCCGAGCAGTACCGCTCGCAGGCGCTGTCGCTGGCCGAGGCCGCCGATCTCACCGAGCGGATCGCCCACGACCTGGCGTTCACCGCCGAACGGATCGCCCCGTTCGAGCTGTACGTGCAGGCCGGGCGCGATCCGGATCTGCGGCCCGCCGCGGATCGCTGCTGGCGCGCCTACGACGCGTTGACGGTCGCGGTGCTCATCGCGCTGGGGGTGCAGGCACCCGAGGCGATCGCCCCGACCCTGGTGGCGACCGTCGCGGGCATGCAGCTGCGCCGCCTGTCGACGGGGGCGCAGACCGACGTGGCCGCGGCGGTGCTCACGCTCCTGCGGGGAGCCGCAGGAACCGGGTGA
- the era gene encoding GTPase Era, which produces MTDPEFRSGFICFVGRPNTGKSTLTNALVGSKIAITSSRPQTTRHTIRGIVHRDHAQLVLVDTPGLHRPRTLLGQRLNDLVRDTYSEVDAIGMCFPADEKIGPGDRWILEQVRHVAPKTPLVGIVTKIDKVGKEQVAAQLLAVSRLLGEDCDVVPVSAASGEQVEVLVDVIASHMEPGPAFYPDGELTDEPEETLMAELIREAALEGLGDELPHSLAVVIEEVTEREGRTEKQGPMLDVHALLYVERPSQKGIVIGKGGARLREVGTAARRQMEKLLGVKIYLDLHVKVAKDWQRDPKQLGRLGF; this is translated from the coding sequence ATGACCGACCCCGAATTCCGTTCCGGATTCATCTGTTTCGTCGGACGACCCAACACGGGTAAGTCGACGCTGACGAACGCGCTGGTCGGCAGCAAGATCGCCATCACCTCGTCGCGCCCCCAGACCACCCGGCACACCATCCGCGGCATCGTCCACCGCGACCACGCGCAGCTCGTGCTGGTGGACACCCCCGGTCTGCACCGGCCGCGCACCCTCCTCGGGCAGCGCCTGAACGATCTCGTGCGCGACACCTACTCCGAGGTCGACGCGATCGGCATGTGCTTCCCTGCCGACGAGAAGATCGGTCCCGGCGACCGCTGGATCCTCGAGCAGGTGCGGCACGTGGCGCCGAAGACCCCGCTCGTCGGTATCGTGACGAAGATCGACAAGGTGGGCAAGGAGCAGGTCGCGGCCCAATTGCTCGCGGTCTCCCGCCTCCTCGGCGAGGACTGCGACGTGGTGCCGGTCTCCGCGGCGTCCGGCGAACAGGTGGAGGTCCTCGTCGACGTGATCGCCTCCCACATGGAACCCGGCCCGGCCTTCTATCCCGACGGGGAGCTCACCGACGAGCCGGAGGAGACCCTCATGGCCGAGCTCATCCGCGAGGCCGCACTCGAAGGACTCGGCGACGAGCTGCCGCACTCCCTCGCCGTGGTCATCGAGGAGGTCACCGAACGCGAGGGCCGCACCGAGAAGCAGGGCCCGATGCTCGACGTCCACGCCCTGCTCTACGTCGAACGACCCAGCCAGAAGGGCATCGTCATCGGTAAGGGCGGCGCCCGGCTGCGCGAGGTGGGCACCGCCGCGCGCCGGCAGATGGAGAAGCTGCTCGGCGTGAAGATCTACCTCGATCTGCACGTGAAGGTCGCCAAGGACTGGCAGCGCGATCCCAAGCAGCTCGGCCGCCTCGGCTTCTGA
- a CDS encoding hemolysin family protein, with the protein MNTVSLVVLAVVLVVLGGLFAAVDSALNTVSTARAEELAKDGRAAARRLLGLLDDRPRYVNLTVLLRILCEITATVVLVGALLAVLDRTWALIVGATVMVIVDYVVIGVGPRTLGRQHAYPIAFAATGPLRILGVLLGPISRILISVGNAVTPGKGFRNGPFANEIELRELVDLAQERGVVADEERRMIQSVFDFGDTTAREVMVPRPEMVWIEQDKTAGQATSLAVRSGHSRIPVIGENVDDIRGVVYLKDLVRQTYYHRDGGRSVAVADVMRPAVFVPDSKRLGDLLADMQRDRNHMAVLVDEYGGIAGLVTIEDIIEEIVGEIADEYDIAEIPDVEDLGDGTYRVSARLAVEDLGELFDIDIDDDEVDTVGGLLGHELGRVPLPGSEVRSHGLLLRGEGGPDVRGRVRVSTVHVSRIPEEKETDIDQDTTEEHA; encoded by the coding sequence GTGAACACCGTGTCCCTCGTCGTCCTCGCCGTCGTCCTGGTGGTGCTCGGAGGACTGTTCGCCGCGGTCGACTCGGCCCTCAACACCGTCTCCACCGCGCGTGCGGAGGAACTCGCGAAGGACGGCCGTGCCGCCGCCCGCCGGTTGCTCGGCCTGCTCGACGACCGCCCGCGCTACGTCAATCTCACCGTCCTGCTGCGCATCCTGTGCGAGATCACCGCGACGGTGGTGCTCGTCGGTGCGCTCCTCGCGGTGCTCGACCGGACGTGGGCGCTGATCGTCGGTGCCACCGTGATGGTGATCGTCGACTACGTCGTCATCGGTGTCGGCCCGCGCACGCTCGGACGTCAGCACGCCTATCCGATCGCGTTCGCCGCGACCGGTCCGCTGCGGATCCTCGGTGTGCTCCTCGGCCCGATAAGCCGCATCCTCATCAGCGTCGGCAACGCCGTCACTCCCGGTAAGGGATTCCGGAACGGCCCGTTCGCCAACGAGATCGAACTGCGGGAACTCGTCGACCTCGCCCAGGAGCGCGGTGTCGTCGCCGACGAGGAACGCCGGATGATCCAGTCCGTCTTCGACTTCGGCGACACGACCGCCCGTGAGGTGATGGTGCCCCGCCCCGAGATGGTGTGGATCGAACAGGACAAGACCGCCGGGCAGGCCACCTCCCTGGCCGTGCGCAGCGGTCACTCCCGCATCCCGGTGATCGGCGAGAACGTCGACGACATCCGCGGCGTCGTCTACCTCAAGGATCTCGTCCGGCAGACCTACTACCACCGCGACGGCGGACGCAGCGTCGCCGTCGCCGACGTCATGCGGCCGGCGGTGTTCGTGCCCGATTCGAAGCGGCTCGGCGACCTGCTCGCCGACATGCAGCGCGACCGCAACCACATGGCGGTGCTCGTCGACGAGTACGGCGGTATCGCCGGGCTGGTGACGATCGAGGACATCATCGAGGAGATCGTCGGCGAGATCGCCGACGAGTACGACATTGCCGAGATCCCCGACGTGGAGGATCTCGGCGACGGGACCTACCGGGTCTCGGCCCGCCTCGCCGTCGAGGATCTCGGTGAGCTGTTCGACATCGACATCGACGACGACGAGGTGGACACCGTGGGTGGCCTGCTCGGCCACGAACTCGGCCGCGTCCCGCTGCCGGGCTCGGAGGTGCGGAGCCACGGGTTGCTGCTGCGCGGCGAGGGTGGACCCGACGTGCGTGGGCGGGTGCGGGTGAGCACCGTCCACGTGAGCCGGATACCCGAGGAGAAGGAGACCGACATCGACCAGGACACGACCGAGGAGCACGCATGA
- the ybeY gene encoding rRNA maturation RNase YbeY: MSIEISNESGMDVAEEDLLDVARFVIARMDVHPAAELSMVLVDLDTMADLHVRWMDLPGPTDVMSFPMDELEPGGRPDAPEPGPSMLGDIVLCPQFAADQAAKAGHSVGHELALLTVHGMLHLLGYDHAEPEEEKEMFGLQNQLLAEWYEELRRAEHEALLAERDRKLLGKAGFVDNPES; the protein is encoded by the coding sequence ATGAGCATCGAGATCTCGAACGAATCGGGTATGGACGTCGCGGAGGAGGACCTCCTCGACGTCGCTCGTTTCGTCATCGCCCGGATGGACGTGCATCCGGCCGCCGAGCTGTCGATGGTGCTCGTCGACCTCGACACCATGGCCGATCTCCACGTGCGGTGGATGGATCTGCCCGGCCCCACCGATGTGATGTCCTTCCCCATGGACGAACTCGAACCGGGTGGCCGTCCCGACGCACCCGAACCGGGACCGTCGATGCTGGGCGACATCGTGCTGTGCCCGCAGTTCGCCGCGGATCAGGCGGCCAAGGCCGGACATTCGGTCGGACACGAACTCGCGCTGCTCACCGTGCACGGCATGCTGCACCTGCTCGGCTACGACCACGCCGAGCCCGAGGAGGAGAAGGAGATGTTCGGCCTGCAGAACCAGCTCCTCGCCGAGTGGTACGAGGAACTGCGCCGCGCCGAACACGAGGCGCTGCTCGCCGAACGTGATCGGAAACTGCTCGGCAAGGCCGGTTTCGTCGACAACCCCGAATCATGA
- a CDS encoding PhoH family protein: MSEPDRPNGPAEFEPTTVRSSLDLPPEAAAALLGAADQNLIALEGLLAADIHVRGNAVTLTGAPADVALAERALAELVTLVRRGQPLGPDAVRRTVGMLTQGLSESPADVLSLDILSRRGKTIRPKTLNQKRYVDAIDAHTIVFGIGPAGTGKTYLAMAKAVQALQTKQVNRIILTRPAVEAGERLGFLPGTLYEKIDPYLRPLHDALHDMMDPEAIPKLMQAGVIEVAPLAFMRGRTLNDAFIILDEAQNTTAEQMKMFLTRLGFGSKIVVTGDITQIDLPGGARSGLAAATEILDGIDDIHIARLDSSDVVRHRLVSDIVDAYNRFEATRDDGAGGNRAQRRATQHRAQRR; encoded by the coding sequence GTGAGCGAACCAGACCGACCCAACGGGCCCGCCGAATTCGAACCGACCACGGTCAGGTCCAGCCTGGACCTCCCCCCGGAGGCCGCAGCGGCCCTGCTCGGAGCGGCCGACCAGAACCTGATCGCCCTCGAGGGCCTCCTTGCGGCGGACATCCACGTGCGCGGCAACGCCGTCACCCTCACCGGAGCCCCGGCCGACGTCGCCCTCGCCGAACGCGCCCTCGCCGAACTCGTCACCCTGGTACGCCGCGGCCAGCCCCTCGGACCCGACGCCGTGCGCCGCACCGTGGGCATGCTCACCCAGGGCCTGTCGGAGTCCCCGGCCGACGTCCTCAGCCTCGACATCCTGTCGCGGCGCGGCAAGACGATCCGGCCCAAGACCCTGAACCAGAAGCGCTACGTCGACGCGATCGACGCGCACACCATCGTCTTCGGTATCGGCCCCGCAGGCACCGGCAAGACCTACCTCGCGATGGCGAAGGCCGTCCAGGCGCTGCAGACCAAGCAGGTCAACCGCATCATCCTCACCCGGCCCGCCGTCGAGGCCGGCGAGCGGCTCGGCTTCCTGCCGGGCACCCTGTACGAGAAGATCGACCCCTATCTGCGTCCGCTGCACGATGCGCTGCACGACATGATGGATCCCGAGGCCATCCCGAAGCTCATGCAGGCCGGCGTCATCGAGGTCGCACCCCTGGCATTCATGCGTGGCCGCACGTTGAACGATGCGTTCATCATCCTCGACGAGGCGCAGAACACCACCGCCGAGCAGATGAAGATGTTCCTCACCCGCCTCGGCTTCGGGTCGAAGATCGTCGTCACCGGCGACATCACCCAGATCGACCTGCCGGGCGGGGCCCGCTCGGGCCTGGCCGCCGCCACCGAGATCCTCGACGGCATCGACGACATCCACATCGCCCGCCTCGACAGCAGCGACGTCGTCCGCCACCGCCTGGTCTCCGACATCGTCGACGCGTACAACCGCTTCGAGGCGACCCGCGACGACGGCGCCGGCGGAAACCGCGCGCAGCGCCGCGCCACCCAGCACAGGGCGCAGCGCCGGTGA
- a CDS encoding TetR/AcrR family transcriptional regulator, producing MEHPVARSRTRFNANRARILEAAMACFAADPDASMDDVAKAAGVVRRTVYAHFPNRDALVEGLADDASTALAAALDHPEPDDPAVALAVEVLRTWPVGDRYRVLLSFARKELGEQRIADLVAPVRSRALAHVERGRATGQFSDYLPVPVLVGMMEGLTMATLEQANLGLVNDAGDTVVLGNLVLAGMPPERAREVLAGARTWTARIPAGDAPTELR from the coding sequence GTGGAGCACCCGGTCGCCCGATCGCGCACCCGATTCAACGCGAACCGCGCCCGGATCCTCGAAGCAGCGATGGCCTGTTTCGCCGCGGATCCCGATGCGAGCATGGACGACGTCGCCAAGGCCGCCGGAGTGGTGCGCCGCACCGTCTACGCGCACTTCCCTAACCGTGACGCCCTCGTCGAAGGTCTCGCCGACGATGCCTCCACCGCCCTCGCCGCCGCCCTCGACCATCCCGAACCCGACGACCCGGCCGTCGCGCTGGCCGTGGAGGTCCTGCGCACCTGGCCCGTCGGTGACCGCTACCGCGTGCTGCTGTCCTTCGCCCGCAAGGAACTGGGGGAGCAGCGCATCGCCGATCTCGTCGCCCCGGTCCGCTCCCGCGCCCTGGCCCACGTGGAGCGGGGCCGCGCCACCGGTCAGTTCTCCGACTACCTCCCGGTGCCCGTGCTCGTCGGGATGATGGAGGGCCTGACGATGGCCACTCTCGAACAGGCCAATCTCGGTCTGGTGAACGACGCCGGCGACACCGTCGTGCTCGGCAACCTGGTGCTGGCGGGCATGCCCCCGGAGCGCGCGCGGGAGGTCCTCGCCGGCGCGCGGACGTGGACGGCGCGGATCCCGGCCGGGGACGCACCCACCGAACTGCGGTGA